A genome region from Solirubrobacter pauli includes the following:
- a CDS encoding MmcQ/YjbR family DNA-binding protein, whose product MSRELDRVRALCLALPEVTERLSHGAPAWFVRGKKTFVMFLADHHGDGRLALWCAAPRGMQEALVAAEPEHYFRPPYVGHRGWIGVQLDTGLDWDAVAGAVEDAYAEVAPTSLVERAARRAP is encoded by the coding sequence GTGAGCCGCGAGCTCGACCGCGTCCGAGCCCTCTGCCTCGCGCTGCCCGAGGTGACCGAGCGGCTCAGCCACGGCGCGCCCGCCTGGTTCGTGCGCGGCAAGAAGACGTTCGTGATGTTCCTGGCCGACCATCACGGAGACGGTCGGCTCGCGCTGTGGTGCGCGGCGCCGCGGGGCATGCAGGAGGCGCTCGTCGCAGCCGAGCCCGAGCACTACTTCCGCCCGCCATACGTCGGCCATCGCGGCTGGATCGGCGTGCAGCTCGACACCGGCCTGGACTGGGACGCGGTCGCGGGCGCGGTCGAGGACGCGTACGCGGAGGTCGCGCCTACCTCCCTTGTCGAGCGCGCTGCTCGAAGAGCTCCGTGA
- a CDS encoding class I SAM-dependent methyltransferase, whose product MAAPPTEHEILDVNRRYHDVAAETYDSKWGISFGEIGHQQVLGKITKLLGPSPGPFAHSLEIGSGTGYFSLNLLQTGVIERATCTDISPGMLVTLEQNAKDLGLEVETAACDAAELPFEDGTFDLVLGHAVLHHLPDLDQAFREFHRVLKPGGLLFFAGEPSRQGDKLAAIPKQAAVKAAPLWRKALRASSAPTHHGAPDEDEHALESVVDVHAFVPADLTRHATAGGFTDVKVQGEELLANWFGWFNRTLEASADPKDIPWGWIQYAYRGYILLQRVDRTLLEPRLPPRIFYNLMLAARKPAA is encoded by the coding sequence ATGGCCGCTCCGCCCACCGAACACGAGATCCTCGACGTCAACCGTCGCTACCACGACGTGGCGGCCGAGACGTACGACTCCAAGTGGGGCATCTCGTTCGGCGAGATCGGCCACCAGCAGGTGCTCGGCAAGATCACCAAGCTGCTCGGGCCGAGCCCCGGGCCGTTCGCGCACTCGCTGGAGATCGGCTCCGGCACGGGCTACTTCAGCCTCAACCTGCTGCAGACCGGCGTGATCGAGCGGGCCACGTGCACGGACATCAGCCCCGGCATGCTCGTCACGCTCGAGCAGAACGCCAAGGACCTCGGCCTCGAGGTCGAGACGGCGGCGTGTGACGCCGCCGAGCTGCCGTTCGAGGACGGGACGTTCGACCTCGTCCTCGGCCACGCGGTCCTCCACCACCTGCCGGACCTCGACCAGGCCTTCCGCGAGTTCCACCGCGTGCTCAAGCCCGGCGGGCTGCTGTTCTTCGCGGGCGAGCCGTCGCGGCAGGGCGACAAGCTCGCCGCGATCCCCAAGCAGGCCGCGGTCAAGGCCGCGCCGCTGTGGCGCAAGGCGCTGCGGGCGAGCTCCGCGCCGACCCACCACGGCGCGCCCGACGAGGACGAGCACGCGCTCGAGTCCGTCGTCGACGTCCACGCCTTCGTCCCCGCCGACCTCACCCGGCACGCCACCGCCGGCGGGTTCACGGACGTCAAGGTGCAGGGCGAGGAGCTGCTGGCGAACTGGTTCGGCTGGTTCAACCGCACGCTGGAGGCGAGCGCGGACCCCAAGGACATCCCGTGGGGCTGGATCCAGTACGCCTACCGTGGCTACATCCTGCTCCAGCGCGTGGACCGCACGCTGCTCGAGCCGCGCCTCCCGCCGCGCATCTTCTACAACCTGATGCTCGCGGCGCGGAAGCCCGCCGCGTGA
- a CDS encoding DUF3159 domain-containing protein: MSAPPPEHPPGPFDALRDPRAIADTTIAPIAFVIVYTITKEVNVAAAVAVGIGVVMFVERLVRRKSVVNALGGLFGIALAAFIAVRSGNAEDFFWPKVAQQGGLFVIFAGSVVIRRPLTGYIVSTLYRADPEWQKIPEVRRVMTEYTLIWAGLFLLRALVFLTGILAGEVEFLGVASLAMGLPAFGALLFFGYRWVPKRLAQLGAPDPRHPEPAA, translated from the coding sequence GTGAGCGCACCGCCCCCAGAGCACCCGCCCGGCCCGTTCGACGCGCTGCGCGATCCGCGCGCGATCGCCGACACCACGATCGCGCCGATCGCCTTCGTGATCGTCTACACGATCACCAAGGAGGTCAACGTCGCCGCCGCCGTGGCGGTCGGGATCGGCGTGGTGATGTTCGTCGAGCGCCTCGTGCGCCGCAAGTCGGTCGTCAACGCGCTCGGCGGCCTGTTCGGCATCGCGCTCGCCGCGTTCATCGCGGTGCGCAGCGGCAACGCCGAGGACTTCTTCTGGCCGAAGGTGGCCCAGCAGGGCGGCCTGTTCGTGATCTTCGCCGGGTCGGTCGTGATCCGGCGCCCGCTCACCGGCTACATCGTGAGCACGCTCTACCGCGCGGACCCCGAGTGGCAGAAGATCCCGGAGGTCCGGCGCGTGATGACCGAGTACACGCTGATCTGGGCCGGCCTGTTCCTGCTGCGGGCGCTGGTCTTCCTGACCGGCATCCTTGCGGGCGAGGTCGAGTTCCTCGGCGTCGCCTCCCTCGCCATGGGTCTCCCGGCGTTCGGCGCGCTGCTGTTCTTCGGCTACCGCTGGGTGCCTAAGCGCCTCGCGCAGCTCGGCGCGCCCGACCCGCGGCATCCAGAGCCCGCAGCCTGA
- a CDS encoding GDSL-type esterase/lipase family protein — protein MTAGVLAFGDSITNGGGELQWGVALQSWSLWTARGLGLPYTGYAVDGARAEQVATEQVPAFEARTALPGARYAVGCLYAGVNDVRAPDFDAAAFESAYARVAAFLAERCDRVLLVTLPEDLGRPRAAGVDAGNAAILRVAADVGALVLDLRAFGARNLVMVDHVHPTAFGQVWIAERALDVLAADGMEVRVRPASLIHPGGRTPLRALQGDWTYVYRALRLRALDAAGRARRAARGA, from the coding sequence TTGACCGCGGGCGTCCTCGCCTTCGGCGACTCGATCACCAACGGCGGCGGGGAGCTCCAGTGGGGCGTCGCCTTGCAGTCGTGGTCGCTGTGGACCGCGCGCGGGCTCGGCCTCCCGTACACCGGCTACGCCGTCGACGGGGCGCGCGCCGAGCAGGTGGCCACCGAGCAGGTGCCCGCGTTCGAGGCCCGGACCGCGCTGCCCGGCGCCCGCTACGCCGTCGGCTGCCTGTACGCGGGCGTGAACGACGTGCGTGCGCCCGACTTCGACGCGGCCGCCTTCGAATCGGCGTACGCGCGGGTCGCCGCGTTCCTGGCCGAGCGGTGCGACCGGGTGCTGCTGGTCACGCTGCCGGAGGACCTGGGACGCCCGCGGGCCGCCGGGGTGGACGCCGGCAACGCCGCGATCCTGCGCGTCGCCGCCGACGTCGGGGCGCTCGTCCTCGACCTGCGGGCGTTCGGGGCGCGCAACCTGGTGATGGTCGACCACGTGCACCCGACGGCCTTCGGGCAGGTGTGGATCGCCGAGCGGGCGCTGGACGTGCTCGCCGCCGACGGGATGGAAGTGCGTGTCCGCCCCGCCTCGCTGATCCACCCGGGCGGGCGCACGCCGCTGCGCGCCCTGCAGGGCGACTGGACCTACGTGTACCGGGCGCTCAGGCTGCGGGCTCTGGATGCCGCGGGTCGGGCGCGCCGAGCTGCGCGAGGCGCTTAG
- a CDS encoding aldo/keto reductase codes for MHFGEPVDDDRLAALLRPGQGIATVLTADTYGSGDADRVLGRALAGVSRDQYTLVGAIGHDFYEGEREGAKGFPRFTDPRLRGPEGYADYVRMATERSLERCGVDAFDVLLLHNPDRTGYTSEAVWDALEAVRADGLTRSLGVAPGPANGFTLDVIDCFERFGDRIDWAMVILNPMEPWPGELVIPAAERHDVRLITRVVDYGGLFHDDVLPGHAFPRYDHRGFRPAGWVEAGREKLERMRPIAERHGLTPLQLACHWNLAHGPVHVVAPTLIEEPGSEKSIEDKRAELAAVSEPSPLSPEEVAEIRAIGDNAGSMLLKGATPDFEGDEPLPDRWAVSDELEALAGRWGIDPARQLTKTA; via the coding sequence ATGCACTTCGGTGAACCGGTCGACGACGACCGGCTCGCTGCCCTCCTGCGCCCTGGTCAGGGTATCGCGACAGTGCTGACCGCGGACACCTACGGCTCGGGGGACGCGGATCGTGTGCTAGGCCGCGCCCTGGCTGGGGTTTCGCGCGATCAATACACCCTCGTCGGGGCGATCGGGCACGACTTCTACGAGGGCGAGCGCGAGGGGGCGAAGGGCTTCCCGCGCTTCACGGATCCGCGCCTGCGTGGACCGGAAGGCTACGCGGACTATGTCCGAATGGCGACCGAGCGCAGCCTCGAGCGCTGCGGTGTGGACGCCTTCGACGTCCTGCTGCTGCACAACCCGGACCGCACGGGCTACACGAGTGAAGCCGTCTGGGACGCGCTGGAGGCGGTCCGCGCCGACGGGTTGACCCGGTCGCTCGGCGTCGCGCCGGGCCCGGCGAACGGCTTCACGCTCGACGTCATCGACTGCTTCGAGCGCTTCGGCGACCGGATCGACTGGGCGATGGTGATCCTCAACCCGATGGAGCCGTGGCCGGGGGAGCTCGTGATCCCCGCCGCCGAACGCCACGACGTGCGGCTCATCACCCGCGTCGTCGACTACGGCGGGCTCTTCCACGACGACGTCCTGCCCGGGCACGCGTTCCCGCGCTACGACCATCGCGGCTTCCGGCCCGCGGGCTGGGTCGAGGCGGGGCGCGAGAAGCTCGAGCGGATGCGGCCGATCGCCGAGCGCCACGGGCTGACGCCGCTGCAGCTCGCCTGCCACTGGAACCTCGCGCACGGGCCCGTGCACGTGGTCGCGCCCACGCTGATCGAAGAGCCGGGCAGCGAGAAGTCGATCGAGGACAAGCGCGCCGAGCTGGCGGCCGTCAGCGAGCCGTCACCGCTCAGCCCCGAGGAGGTCGCCGAGATCCGCGCGATCGGCGACAACGCGGGCTCGATGCTGCTCAAGGGCGCCACGCCCGACTTCGAAGGCGACGAGCCGTTGCCGGACCGCTGGGCGGTCTCGGACGAGCTCGAGGCGCTGGCCGGGCGCTGGGGCATCGATCCGGCTCGTCAGCTGACAAAGACGGCTTAA
- a CDS encoding response regulator transcription factor has translation MRVLVVEDEIKMASLIRRGLRSEGLAADVAIKGEDALWMAGSTGYDAIVLDVMLPGIDGFETCRRLREEGIWSPVIMLTARDSVEDRVAGLDGGADDYLAKPFSFAELLARLRALARRGPVERPAVLEVGTLKLDPAARRVWREETEVNLSAKEFQLLETFMRHPGEVLSRYQLLEHAWDYDYENRSNIVDVYVRYLRDKIDRPFGVTQLETVRGAGYRLKD, from the coding sequence ATGCGCGTGCTGGTGGTCGAGGACGAGATCAAGATGGCGAGCCTGATCCGGCGCGGTCTGCGCTCGGAAGGGCTGGCGGCCGATGTGGCCATCAAGGGCGAGGACGCGCTTTGGATGGCGGGTTCTACGGGCTACGACGCGATCGTGCTCGACGTCATGCTCCCCGGGATCGACGGCTTCGAGACGTGCCGCCGCCTCCGTGAGGAGGGCATCTGGTCGCCGGTGATCATGCTCACCGCGCGCGACAGCGTGGAGGACCGCGTCGCCGGCCTCGACGGTGGCGCCGACGACTACCTGGCCAAGCCGTTCTCGTTCGCCGAGCTGCTCGCGCGCCTGCGCGCGCTCGCCCGTCGCGGCCCGGTGGAGCGCCCGGCGGTGCTCGAGGTCGGCACGCTCAAGCTCGACCCCGCCGCCCGCCGCGTCTGGCGCGAGGAGACCGAGGTCAACCTCAGCGCGAAGGAGTTCCAGCTCCTGGAGACGTTCATGCGTCACCCGGGCGAGGTGCTCTCGCGCTACCAGCTGCTCGAGCACGCGTGGGACTACGACTACGAGAACCGCTCGAACATCGTCGACGTCTACGTCCGCTACCTGCGCGACAAGATCGACCGTCCGTTCGGCGTGACGCAGCTCGAGACCGTGCGCGGCGCGGGCTACCGGCTCAAGGACTAG
- a CDS encoding S8 family peptidase: MPRRTAFLAVAGAMVVAFAGPTYAAPTDALQGEQWAIAPATVFDLPGAWQLSAGAGVTVAVVDSGMKLDHPDLAPNAWTNFAEVPGNGVDDDNNGYVDDVHGVDLTSSRTGQDLHDGLGHGTHVAGTIAAAANNRGVVGVAYRAKLMTVKVLDDSGAGTTGAVAEGIRYAAANGARIINLSLEGDTDDPRMRAAVDAAAAANALIVCSAGNSGIDVDRKPVFPVSIPAPNVVGVAATEPDDGRDLPDFSNYGRLTVPVAAPGVEVISTSKSGGYEYKSGTSMAAPHVAGVAALMAAVAPNLPAADLRALLLQHAERASLPVSAGYVDALGAVLAASEASSYDRNQPPAVRVLSATRSGRTTQAQLAIVGAVAAVSRVVVKVDRRTAATLRGGRSVLNVRVRGRTGKRLTVEAFAADGRRLSRTTSRIRAVRAGKRNVGSGGGIGGSAWVG; this comes from the coding sequence GTGCCTCGCCGTACCGCTTTCCTGGCCGTCGCCGGAGCGATGGTCGTCGCGTTCGCCGGACCCACATACGCCGCACCGACCGACGCGCTCCAGGGCGAGCAGTGGGCGATCGCGCCCGCCACCGTGTTCGACCTCCCGGGCGCGTGGCAGCTCTCGGCGGGCGCGGGCGTGACCGTCGCGGTCGTCGACTCGGGCATGAAGCTGGACCACCCCGACCTCGCCCCCAACGCCTGGACGAACTTCGCCGAGGTGCCGGGCAACGGCGTCGACGACGACAACAACGGCTACGTGGACGACGTGCACGGCGTGGACCTGACCAGCAGCCGTACCGGCCAGGACCTGCACGACGGGCTCGGGCACGGCACGCACGTGGCCGGCACGATCGCGGCGGCGGCGAACAACCGCGGCGTGGTCGGGGTCGCGTACCGGGCGAAGCTGATGACGGTCAAGGTGCTCGACGACAGCGGCGCAGGCACCACCGGCGCCGTCGCCGAGGGCATCCGCTACGCGGCCGCGAACGGCGCGCGGATCATCAACCTCAGCCTCGAGGGCGACACCGACGACCCGCGCATGCGCGCCGCGGTCGACGCTGCCGCGGCCGCCAACGCGCTGATCGTCTGCTCGGCCGGCAACAGCGGGATCGACGTCGATCGAAAGCCCGTCTTCCCCGTGTCGATCCCCGCGCCGAACGTCGTCGGCGTGGCGGCGACGGAGCCCGACGACGGCCGCGACCTGCCCGACTTCTCCAACTACGGCCGGCTCACCGTCCCGGTCGCCGCGCCTGGCGTCGAGGTCATCTCGACCTCCAAGAGCGGCGGCTACGAGTACAAGTCGGGCACGTCGATGGCCGCGCCGCACGTGGCGGGCGTCGCCGCGTTGATGGCGGCCGTCGCGCCCAACCTGCCGGCCGCCGACCTGCGCGCGCTGCTGCTCCAGCACGCCGAGCGCGCCTCGCTGCCGGTGAGCGCCGGCTACGTCGACGCGCTCGGTGCGGTGCTCGCCGCCAGCGAGGCGTCCAGCTACGACCGCAACCAGCCGCCCGCCGTGCGCGTGCTCAGCGCCACCCGCAGCGGCCGCACCACCCAGGCCCAGCTGGCGATCGTCGGCGCCGTCGCGGCCGTCAGCCGCGTCGTCGTCAAGGTCGACCGCCGCACCGCCGCCACGCTCCGCGGCGGCCGCAGCGTGCTGAACGTCCGCGTGCGGGGCCGCACGGGCAAGCGCCTCACCGTCGAGGCGTTCGCCGCCGACGGCCGTCGCCTGTCGCGCACGACGAGCCGCATCCGCGCCGTCCGCGCGGGCAAGCGCAACGTCGGCTCCGGCGGCGGGATCGGAGGGTCGGCATGGGTCGGCTGA
- a CDS encoding glycine betaine ABC transporter substrate-binding protein, with product MRRLAIVLTSVVWLFTAPAQAQEVRLAAPSDCLTNTGCGLGLKSAYGLDVRSAFVPLTVADAGISALDDGTAEIAVAFSSNPQVSRPDIVTLRDDRSMIYPDRVVPAVRRGLLRSYGSRAKEIRKRLNGASAALNTLALRGLNQSVIDGRLPEAVGGEFVDANGLGGTAKRKPGKRIVVGFMDFDENETLAHLYAEALRAGGFRVVVRSVRGLRPEAVRKLRRDQIDLYPAYDGSLLRYLVGTSPERLKAGLRRTLARIDVEPMRLSRAQDSNVFVTKTETASRLGIAKLSDLARYWQAAGS from the coding sequence ATGCGGAGGCTCGCGATCGTCCTGACGTCGGTGGTTTGGCTGTTCACGGCGCCCGCGCAGGCGCAGGAGGTGCGGCTGGCGGCACCGTCCGACTGCCTGACCAATACGGGGTGTGGCCTTGGGTTGAAGTCCGCATACGGACTCGACGTGCGCTCCGCGTTCGTGCCGCTCACGGTCGCCGACGCCGGCATCTCCGCGCTCGACGACGGCACCGCCGAGATCGCCGTCGCGTTCTCCTCCAACCCGCAGGTCTCGCGCCCGGACATCGTTACCCTCCGCGACGACCGCTCGATGATCTACCCCGACCGGGTCGTGCCCGCGGTCCGTCGCGGGCTGCTGCGGTCCTACGGCTCCCGCGCGAAGGAGATCCGCAAGCGGCTGAACGGCGCCTCGGCCGCGCTCAACACGCTCGCGCTGCGCGGCCTGAACCAGTCCGTGATCGACGGTCGGCTGCCCGAGGCGGTCGGTGGCGAGTTCGTCGACGCGAACGGCCTCGGCGGGACGGCGAAGCGCAAGCCGGGCAAGCGGATCGTCGTCGGCTTCATGGACTTCGACGAGAACGAGACGCTCGCGCACCTGTACGCCGAGGCGCTGCGGGCGGGTGGGTTCCGCGTGGTCGTGCGGAGCGTCCGCGGGCTGCGTCCCGAGGCCGTGCGCAAGCTGCGCCGCGACCAGATCGACCTCTACCCCGCGTACGACGGCTCGCTGCTGCGCTACCTGGTCGGCACGTCGCCGGAGCGGCTGAAGGCGGGCCTGCGGCGCACGCTCGCGCGGATCGACGTCGAGCCGATGCGTCTCTCGCGCGCCCAGGACAGCAACGTGTTCGTGACCAAGACCGAGACCGCTTCACGGCTCGGCATCGCCAAGCTCTCCGACCTCGCGCGCTACTGGCAGGCTGCCGGTTCGTGA
- a CDS encoding RNA polymerase sigma factor, with protein MARALTESELIALAVEGDGDAYASLVRAHQDIAFRTAMLITQDAAEAEEAAQDAFVKAWRALPRFRRGEPWRPWLLTIVANEARNRRRSAGRRSALALRAEPPLPDRSAESAVLAAETRGALLSALSRLREDDRLVLGCRYLLELSEAETAAALGVRPGTVKSRTSRALARLREEIPG; from the coding sequence GTGGCTCGAGCGCTCACGGAGAGCGAGCTCATCGCCCTCGCCGTGGAGGGTGATGGCGACGCGTACGCGTCGCTCGTCCGTGCGCACCAGGACATCGCCTTCCGCACCGCCATGCTCATCACCCAGGACGCCGCCGAGGCCGAGGAAGCCGCCCAGGACGCCTTCGTGAAGGCGTGGCGGGCGCTGCCCCGCTTCCGCCGGGGTGAGCCGTGGCGGCCGTGGCTGCTGACGATCGTCGCCAACGAGGCGCGCAACCGGCGCCGCTCGGCGGGCCGTCGCAGCGCGCTGGCGTTGCGCGCCGAGCCGCCGCTCCCGGACCGCTCGGCCGAGTCCGCGGTGCTCGCGGCGGAGACGCGCGGCGCGCTGCTGAGCGCGCTCTCCCGCCTGCGCGAAGACGACCGCCTCGTGCTCGGCTGCCGCTACCTGCTCGAGCTCAGCGAAGCCGAGACCGCGGCCGCTCTCGGCGTCCGGCCGGGCACGGTGAAGTCGCGCACGTCGCGCGCGCTCGCACGCCTCCGCGAGGAGATCCCGGGATGA
- a CDS encoding substrate-binding domain-containing protein gives MGRLTRSRGAAAEHAAASGGAPRAVLKRARRLLGPAAVAALLLTPPPATGAARTITMSGASPAQAVVADLAYFYRREHADAPRFSLVGGGTGTGIADAARGIVDAGLSGRALTAGDPPGLTFTPLALSAICLVTNPANRVPNLTHAQVQALAAGTISTWAEVPGAAGTAPIARVAFDVTSAARNVFLTTFVDLSTPLAPATTFTASAQVRDFVAATPAAFGYVDLEFARRLHAVPYEGIACTRATLKDGRYPARRTLGFVTRGKPRPALARFLRWIATDATAKRVVRSRYVAP, from the coding sequence ATGGGTCGGCTGACCCGTTCCCGGGGCGCCGCCGCCGAACACGCGGCGGCGAGCGGCGGCGCCCCGCGGGCGGTCCTCAAGCGTGCGCGCCGCCTGCTCGGGCCGGCGGCGGTCGCAGCTCTCCTCCTCACGCCGCCGCCGGCGACCGGCGCGGCGCGCACGATCACGATGAGCGGCGCGAGCCCCGCCCAGGCCGTGGTGGCGGACCTCGCGTACTTCTACCGCCGCGAGCACGCCGACGCCCCGCGGTTCTCGCTCGTGGGCGGCGGGACCGGGACGGGGATCGCGGACGCGGCGCGCGGGATCGTCGACGCCGGGCTCTCCGGCCGCGCGCTGACCGCCGGCGACCCGCCGGGCCTGACGTTCACGCCGCTCGCCCTGAGCGCGATCTGCCTCGTCACCAACCCCGCCAACCGCGTGCCCAACCTCACGCACGCGCAGGTCCAGGCGCTCGCCGCCGGGACGATCTCCACCTGGGCCGAGGTGCCGGGCGCCGCCGGCACCGCCCCCATCGCCCGGGTCGCGTTCGACGTCACGTCCGCCGCGCGCAACGTGTTCCTGACCACGTTCGTCGACCTCAGCACCCCGCTCGCCCCCGCGACCACCTTCACCGCGTCCGCCCAGGTGCGGGACTTCGTCGCGGCCACGCCCGCGGCGTTCGGCTACGTGGACCTCGAGTTCGCCCGCCGGCTGCACGCCGTTCCCTACGAGGGCATCGCGTGCACGCGCGCGACGCTCAAGGACGGCCGCTACCCGGCGCGACGCACGCTCGGCTTCGTCACCCGCGGCAAGCCGAGACCCGCGCTGGCGCGCTTCCTGCGCTGGATCGCCACCGACGCCACGGCCAAGCGCGTGGTCCGGTCCCGGTACGTCGCCCCGTAG
- a CDS encoding YqgE/AlgH family protein: MAESLRGKLILASPVLRDPNFVRTVVLIAEHTDEGAMGLVLNRPAGSTVGEAVPDLSWLAGDEEPVYVGGPVAETAVIVLAEFDRPELAGALVDTDLGFIGADADDPDDLSGAIRRARVFAGHAGWGPGQLEEELAEEAWIIEPPTRDEIFTADPSELWAAVLRRKGHRYALLATMPEDPSLN, translated from the coding sequence ATGGCCGAGTCCCTGCGCGGCAAGCTGATCCTCGCGTCGCCCGTCCTGCGCGACCCGAACTTCGTCCGCACCGTCGTCCTGATCGCGGAGCACACGGACGAGGGCGCGATGGGGCTCGTCCTCAACCGGCCCGCCGGCTCCACGGTCGGCGAGGCGGTGCCGGACCTGTCGTGGCTCGCGGGTGACGAGGAGCCCGTCTACGTCGGCGGTCCGGTCGCCGAGACCGCCGTGATCGTGCTCGCCGAGTTCGACCGGCCCGAGCTCGCGGGCGCGCTCGTGGACACCGACCTCGGCTTCATCGGGGCGGACGCCGACGACCCGGACGATCTGTCCGGCGCGATCCGCCGCGCGCGGGTGTTCGCCGGCCACGCCGGCTGGGGTCCCGGTCAGCTCGAGGAGGAGCTCGCCGAGGAGGCGTGGATCATCGAGCCGCCGACCCGCGACGAGATCTTCACCGCCGACCCCTCGGAGCTGTGGGCCGCGGTGTTGCGCCGCAAGGGGCATCGCTACGCGCTGCTGGCGACGATGCCCGAGGACCCCTCACTGAACTGA
- a CDS encoding S8 family serine peptidase, with protein sequence MTHSRSRLACAVVLFCALGCLLPPMAAAGDIIVRRDAGLTAAERADVRTDAGVQLERMLDAPDLEVVSAPAGQEAAAVARLEADADVRFAVPDITLHTASTPGLGWPLDWENDADVDAPKAWETPWRGQDVMIGVVDQRVDATHPKLAGHVEPYDPAYDFVVDGCTAGPPTGGRDHGTHVAGIIVAAQDGVLMAGLAPQAQVRSYRAMDNCGAGKLSWVLDAFTKAGQDELPIVSASFSTDPLLPASEKVGVDKLVSDVVDRFPGTLYVVAAGNEGANLDEPGKNNAVYPCSNDAKNILCVGMTGGLPAGMTGPVNSPSDAPVCWGNVGRTSVDVFAPGLAVYSTVRAANGVPTHALLSGTSQATPLVAAAAALLQSVDSLTHDAETLKDTLLNAVDRLDTLEPISSSGGRLNAARALFPRPPDLGPNGPTADWSSCDTDHDGVRGAGDLCPTLAGTGTVNGCPDRDKDGVIDPQDNCPDVANPDQADQDGDGIGDACDADRDGDGKVPPTDGCPTVFASTPNGCPLVPTPTSTPSVTPTPTPPKDDGNRNPAPAPTPDADPSPASVPKVTMLEVKVTPKSCKGRKACKQAAKVTVKVSRSATVAVRIERKVGRKWRQIDYKSLRASMRGKSVTIRGARGKTLTRGSYRVIATISGSTTQRSFKV encoded by the coding sequence GTGACGCATTCGCGATCCCGTCTCGCGTGCGCGGTGGTCCTCTTCTGCGCGCTCGGGTGCCTGCTGCCGCCGATGGCAGCCGCCGGCGACATCATCGTGCGCCGTGACGCGGGTCTGACCGCCGCCGAGCGTGCCGACGTGCGCACCGACGCGGGCGTGCAGCTCGAGCGGATGCTGGACGCACCGGACCTGGAGGTCGTCAGCGCGCCCGCCGGCCAGGAGGCCGCGGCCGTCGCCAGGCTCGAGGCCGACGCCGACGTGCGCTTCGCCGTCCCCGACATCACCCTGCACACGGCCTCCACGCCCGGCCTCGGCTGGCCGCTCGACTGGGAGAACGACGCGGACGTCGACGCCCCAAAGGCCTGGGAGACCCCCTGGCGGGGTCAGGACGTGATGATCGGCGTCGTCGATCAGCGCGTCGACGCGACGCATCCGAAGCTCGCCGGCCACGTCGAGCCGTACGACCCCGCTTATGACTTCGTCGTCGACGGCTGCACGGCCGGTCCGCCCACCGGCGGGCGCGACCACGGCACGCACGTCGCCGGCATCATCGTCGCCGCCCAGGACGGGGTCCTCATGGCCGGCCTCGCGCCGCAGGCGCAGGTCCGTTCCTACCGGGCCATGGACAACTGCGGGGCCGGCAAGCTCTCGTGGGTCCTGGACGCCTTCACCAAGGCGGGCCAGGACGAGCTGCCGATCGTCTCGGCGTCCTTCTCGACCGACCCGCTGCTTCCGGCGAGCGAGAAGGTCGGTGTCGACAAGCTGGTCTCCGACGTCGTCGACCGCTTCCCCGGGACGCTCTACGTCGTCGCCGCGGGCAACGAAGGGGCGAACCTCGACGAGCCCGGCAAGAACAACGCGGTCTACCCCTGCAGCAACGACGCCAAGAACATCCTCTGCGTCGGCATGACCGGCGGGCTGCCGGCCGGCATGACCGGCCCGGTGAACAGCCCGAGCGACGCGCCCGTCTGCTGGGGCAACGTCGGCCGGACGTCGGTGGACGTGTTCGCCCCCGGGCTGGCGGTGTACTCGACGGTGCGCGCGGCGAACGGCGTGCCGACGCACGCCCTGCTGAGCGGCACCTCGCAGGCGACGCCGCTCGTGGCGGCGGCCGCGGCGCTGTTGCAGTCGGTGGATTCGCTCACGCACGACGCCGAGACCCTCAAGGACACCCTGCTCAACGCCGTCGACCGGCTGGACACCCTCGAGCCGATCTCGTCCTCGGGCGGGCGGCTCAACGCGGCCCGCGCCCTGTTCCCGCGTCCTCCGGACCTCGGCCCGAACGGCCCGACGGCGGACTGGAGCTCCTGCGACACCGACCACGACGGCGTCCGCGGCGCCGGCGACCTGTGCCCGACCCTGGCCGGCACGGGCACCGTCAACGGCTGCCCGGATCGGGACAAGGACGGCGTCATCGACCCGCAGGACAACTGCCCGGACGTCGCCAACCCCGACCAGGCCGACCAGGACGGCGACGGCATCGGCGACGCCTGCGACGCCGATCGCGATGGAGACGGCAAGGTCCCACCGACGGACGGCTGCCCGACGGTCTTCGCGTCGACGCCCAACGGCTGCCCGCTCGTCCCGACGCCCACGTCGACGCCGTCCGTCACGCCAACGCCCACCCCGCCCAAGGACGACGGCAACCGCAACCCCGCCCCCGCGCCGACGCCGGACGCTGATCCGAGCCCCGCGTCGGTGCCGAAGGTGACCATGCTCGAGGTCAAGGTCACGCCCAAGTCCTGCAAGGGCCGCAAGGCGTGCAAGCAGGCGGCGAAGGTGACCGTGAAGGTGTCGCGCTCGGCGACCGTGGCCGTGCGGATCGAGCGCAAGGTGGGGCGCAAGTGGCGCCAGATCGACTACAAGTCGCTGCGGGCCTCGATGCGCGGCAAGAGCGTGACCATCCGCGGCGCACGCGGCAAGACGCTCACGCGCGGCAGCTACCGCGTGATCGCGACGATCAGCGGCAGCACCACGCAGAGAAGCTTCAAGGTTTGA